Part of the Chlamydiales bacterium STE3 genome is shown below.
CGCTTTACGAAAAATCATGATTTCGAATTATTCTGCACAATAGCATAAATTTCTTCTAAAACATCTAATAGCTTAGGTAAATCTTTAAAATTCAGCATATTAGATCCATCACTTTTTGCCTGTTCAGGATCTTGATGCGCTTCGATAAAAAGGCTATTGGCACCCGCTGCAATTGCCGCTCTTGCTAGAGGGGCAACGAACTCTCTTTCCCCTCCCGAGCTATCTCCTTTTCCTCCAGGCAGTTGAACAGAGTGGGTAGCATCAAAACAAACAGGACAACCCAATTTTTGCATTAGGGGGATAGAGCGCATATCACAAACCAAGTTATTGTACCCAAAACTCACTCCTCTCTCCGTCAAGATGATCTTCTCATTTCCTTGGGAATGAATTTTATTAATCACATTTTTCATGTCGAGAGGAGCCATAAATTGTCCCTTTTTGACATTGATTACAGCTTGAGAAGAGGCAGCAGCAATGATGAGATCTGTCTGACGGCACAAAAAGGCGGGGATTTGGATCACTTCAAAAACGCGACCACAGGCCTTTGCTTCTTCCGGGGAATGGACGTCTGTAAGCACAGGAAGGGCAAATTCTTTTTGCACTTTTTCTAAAAT
Proteins encoded:
- a CDS encoding 2-dehydro-3-deoxyphosphooctonate aldolase (Product derived from UniProtKB/Swiss-Prot:Q6MEB3;Gene name derived from UniProtKB/Swiss-Prot:Q6MEB3;EC number derived from UniProtKB/Swiss-Prot:Q6MEB3), coding for MTIRKVPVGNFFIGEGEPLTVICGPCVIEDEQQVLQAAETLKNLFHKRKSNLIFKASYDKANRSSHESFRGPGLDEGMRILEKVQKEFALPVLTDVHSPEEAKACGRVFEVIQIPAFLCRQTDLIIAAASSQAVINVKKGQFMAPLDMKNVINKIHSQGNEKIILTERGVSFGYNNLVCDMRSIPLMQKLGCPVCFDATHSVQLPGGKGDSSGGEREFVAPLARAAIAAGANSLFIEAHQDPEQAKSDGSNMLNFKDLPKLLDVLEEIYAIVQNNSKS